Proteins from a genomic interval of Candidatus Binatia bacterium:
- a CDS encoding DUF1254 domain-containing protein, with amino-acid sequence MQRKTIITLACLLFFPISARALDTIEAYIRAYPNQEQARMMNEWLVDNQAGQLSFTGLVDPTDKTVVTPQATVDYGYAWFSLSNGPAVLHTPQYDRFFSVSVFDMLHNVPAVIVNPSKPIVLMRPGQKAPAGDFDHVILETDQGLVLTRMVVVNNLDEVTALGQKMRLDGGDGDMHRDVQRFSSAIEKSGLALIEASIPHLDAGRAFGKKSGDVGEITSASAVMLGQLGTPSDTVRYLPIMVDEGGEPLSGTKTYELRVPAGIVQDSGYFSVTAYGAEDRFLIPNDKKVYDQTTYSAEPNADGTYTVTLSPDGSGKNGIPTGKPFYAILRAYVPVPDADMTVSVTTR; translated from the coding sequence GTGCAAAGAAAAACCATAATCACACTTGCCTGCTTGCTCTTTTTCCCGATCTCCGCTCGCGCTCTGGATACGATCGAAGCCTATATTCGCGCGTACCCGAATCAGGAGCAGGCTCGCATGATGAACGAATGGCTGGTGGACAATCAGGCCGGGCAACTCAGCTTTACCGGATTGGTAGACCCGACCGACAAGACGGTTGTCACACCGCAAGCAACCGTCGATTACGGCTACGCCTGGTTCAGCCTCTCCAACGGCCCGGCCGTGCTGCATACACCGCAATACGACCGGTTCTTTTCCGTCTCGGTTTTCGACATGCTGCACAACGTACCCGCCGTCATCGTCAACCCGAGCAAACCCATCGTCTTGATGCGGCCCGGACAGAAAGCCCCCGCGGGCGACTTTGATCACGTCATCCTCGAAACCGATCAGGGACTGGTTCTGACCCGGATGGTCGTGGTCAACAATTTGGACGAGGTGACAGCGCTCGGCCAGAAGATGCGTCTCGACGGTGGAGACGGCGACATGCATCGCGATGTGCAGCGATTTTCATCAGCGATTGAAAAGTCCGGGCTCGCCTTGATCGAGGCGAGCATTCCCCACCTCGATGCAGGCAGAGCTTTCGGCAAGAAGTCCGGTGACGTTGGTGAGATCACCTCAGCCAGCGCCGTGATGCTCGGCCAACTCGGAACCCCCTCCGACACCGTCCGCTACCTCCCCATCATGGTCGACGAGGGAGGGGAGCCTCTGTCCGGCACGAAAACCTACGAACTCAGGGTGCCCGCAGGCATCGTCCAGGATTCCGGATATTTCTCGGTGACAGCGTACGGAGCAGAGGATCGTTTTCTGATTCCGAACGATAAAAAAGTATACGACCAGACGACCTATTCTGCCGAGCCCAATGCGGACGGCACCTACACCGTAACGCTCAGCCCCGACGGGTCCGGTAAAAACGGGATCCCGACCGGCAAACCGTTTTATGCGATCCTGCGCGCCTATGTCCCGGTTCCCGACGCAGATATGACCGTCTCGGTGACGACGCGCTAG
- a CDS encoding chloride channel protein produces the protein MEMSTKSRWQESLFSLHALRRHSVWILAASATGAVAALFRYLDDWSVLFSQWLQTVSPWIQPAMLFFGMILICQLRDRFFQGTDGTGIPQAIAALKIEDGPARSHVLSWRILVGKGLLLAIGLFAGMTIGREGPSVHAGACFMYLSNRWGKFQTWLVQRGLILAGGAAGIAAAFNTPIAGAVFALEEIGRSFEKENAGTIVRTVLVACIVCMTRFGDYLFYGKIETRLDQPLEWLVVPVLGVVFGLLGGLFAQSLLLTTRPYGRFYRRQPLMAAASLGAAMALLAILSEGFSYGSGYPHAEAILMEGTEVPTWGFGAIALGNWIALLSGIPGGLFDPSLATGAALGQLVAPFLEFMDPKAVILLCMVSYFSGVVQSPITAFVILVEMTDARFMTLPLALAAMMAFEASRLVCPTALYEGLAENFMTRLRPPESKDAPPA, from the coding sequence ATGGAAATGTCCACGAAATCCCGATGGCAGGAAAGCCTGTTCTCTCTGCATGCACTGCGGCGACATTCCGTGTGGATTCTGGCCGCATCAGCAACCGGTGCCGTCGCGGCCTTGTTTCGATACCTCGACGACTGGAGCGTTCTATTTTCGCAATGGTTGCAGACGGTCTCGCCCTGGATTCAGCCGGCGATGCTCTTCTTCGGCATGATTCTCATTTGCCAACTGCGCGACCGTTTCTTTCAGGGCACCGATGGAACCGGCATTCCTCAGGCTATCGCCGCCTTGAAGATCGAGGACGGGCCGGCCCGCAGCCATGTTCTTTCCTGGCGCATTCTTGTCGGTAAAGGTCTGCTTCTCGCGATCGGCCTCTTCGCCGGCATGACCATCGGCCGGGAAGGACCCTCGGTCCACGCGGGCGCCTGCTTTATGTACCTCTCCAACCGCTGGGGGAAATTCCAGACATGGTTGGTGCAACGAGGCCTGATCCTCGCAGGAGGCGCTGCCGGGATCGCGGCTGCTTTCAACACACCCATCGCGGGTGCTGTTTTCGCATTGGAAGAAATTGGCCGTTCGTTCGAAAAGGAAAACGCAGGCACGATCGTGCGCACCGTATTGGTCGCATGCATCGTCTGCATGACACGCTTCGGCGACTATTTGTTCTACGGCAAAATAGAGACCCGCCTCGACCAGCCCCTCGAATGGTTGGTGGTCCCGGTCCTGGGCGTGGTCTTCGGTTTGCTCGGAGGGCTTTTTGCCCAGAGCCTGCTGCTGACCACGCGTCCCTACGGTCGCTTCTATCGCCGACAACCTCTCATGGCGGCCGCTTCTCTCGGCGCGGCCATGGCTCTCCTGGCGATCCTCTCGGAAGGGTTCAGCTACGGCAGCGGATACCCTCATGCGGAAGCCATCCTGATGGAAGGGACCGAAGTACCGACTTGGGGATTCGGGGCGATTGCTCTGGGGAACTGGATTGCGCTGCTGAGCGGAATCCCCGGAGGACTCTTTGATCCCAGTCTTGCGACCGGCGCCGCGCTCGGCCAACTCGTGGCACCCTTTCTGGAGTTCATGGACCCCAAAGCGGTGATTCTCCTTTGCATGGTGAGCTATTTCTCCGGAGTCGTCCAAAGCCCGATCACTGCTTTTGTGATTCTCGTCGAAATGACCGATGCCCGCTTCATGACCCTGCCTCTGGCGCTTGCCGCCATGATGGCGTTCGAGGCATCGCGCCTTGTCTGTCCGACGGCTCTCTACGAAGGTCTGGCCGAAAACTTCATGACTCGACTACGCCCACCCGAAAGCAAGGACGCCCCTCCTGCCTGA
- a CDS encoding DUF2868 domain-containing protein codes for MRERDAQKIALIRAVEEADPEGLLLRVRARRAATEEALAAGGPPAALAAHRARALLALLMERVSGISGVLRLTRVSQASFLPVGVLALLSGLMTNVAGPERYISLLAFPLLGLILWNFFAYLVLIFSVFRGEGAPESVAEPRFGPGRASAFYAWAGEWACARLNAPDPDETAIVARALPAYLRSWTAEFAPIAGLRIRALLHAGAGLAVGGAVLGMYLRGLALEYQATWESTFLDPETVQLLLQVTLGPAAWMLGIALPDVAALEQMRQPGGAVMAAPWIHLWALTAGLTVLLPRTVLLLGCLLVAHRRGQDLPVDPLSGSFRVLRGSREGSGFFAEILPYSYTLPQKERDTALELALEVAGHGVSARLGEPLVYGAGTSLRTDGPVPDLVIVVFSLAQSPEREVHGEFLTHLLSLSEGRAVLAVVDRSPWRARFDRTEDARALERERTWDRVIREIGLTAVHLDLGTELRPEDVAAAEQASVTDDRGA; via the coding sequence ATGCGCGAGCGAGACGCACAGAAAATTGCCCTGATTCGGGCAGTTGAGGAAGCAGACCCCGAGGGGCTTCTACTGCGCGTGCGCGCGCGTCGGGCCGCCACCGAGGAGGCTCTCGCCGCAGGTGGCCCGCCTGCAGCACTGGCTGCGCATCGCGCCCGAGCCTTGCTTGCGCTGTTGATGGAGCGAGTATCGGGGATTTCCGGCGTTCTGCGCCTGACCCGGGTTTCGCAGGCGAGCTTTCTGCCGGTTGGCGTTTTGGCTCTTCTCTCCGGCTTGATGACCAATGTGGCGGGGCCGGAGCGTTATATCAGCCTTCTCGCCTTTCCTCTGCTGGGCCTGATTCTCTGGAATTTCTTCGCGTATCTCGTGCTGATTTTTTCGGTGTTTCGGGGCGAGGGCGCGCCAGAATCGGTCGCGGAGCCGAGATTCGGGCCCGGTCGAGCCTCGGCGTTCTACGCCTGGGCGGGGGAATGGGCGTGTGCACGACTCAACGCTCCCGACCCTGATGAGACAGCGATTGTGGCCCGCGCACTCCCTGCCTATCTGCGTTCCTGGACCGCGGAATTTGCTCCCATCGCGGGATTGCGGATTCGCGCTCTCCTCCACGCCGGTGCGGGGTTGGCCGTTGGTGGTGCTGTGCTGGGGATGTACCTGCGCGGCCTGGCACTGGAGTATCAGGCGACGTGGGAGAGCACCTTCCTCGACCCGGAAACCGTCCAGCTTTTGCTCCAGGTAACGCTCGGGCCGGCGGCCTGGATGCTGGGCATCGCGTTGCCGGACGTCGCCGCTCTCGAGCAGATGCGTCAGCCGGGAGGGGCCGTGATGGCCGCTCCCTGGATTCATCTCTGGGCGCTGACCGCGGGACTCACGGTTTTGCTGCCGCGGACGGTTCTGCTGCTGGGCTGTCTTTTGGTGGCCCACCGACGCGGGCAGGATTTGCCTGTGGATCCCCTGTCCGGATCTTTTCGGGTGCTCCGGGGTTCGCGTGAGGGCAGCGGGTTCTTCGCGGAGATCCTTCCCTACAGCTACACCTTGCCCCAAAAAGAGAGGGATACGGCCTTGGAACTGGCCCTCGAGGTTGCCGGCCACGGTGTTTCCGCCCGGCTGGGGGAACCTCTTGTCTACGGCGCCGGGACTTCCTTGAGGACCGATGGCCCGGTCCCGGACCTGGTCATTGTTGTTTTCTCCCTGGCGCAATCTCCCGAACGGGAGGTCCACGGGGAGTTTTTGACCCATTTGCTCTCGCTTTCGGAGGGGAGGGCGGTGCTTGCGGTGGTGGATCGATCGCCGTGGCGTGCGCGCTTCGATAGGACCGAGGACGCTCGTGCGCTAGAAAGAGAGAGGACTTGGGACCGAGTGATCCGTGAAATTGGCCTGACCGCGGTTCATCTGGATCTGGGTACTGAATTACGACCGGAAGACGTGGCGGCTGCCGAGCAAGCCTCTGTCACGGATGATCGAGGGGCATGA
- a CDS encoding PqiC family protein, whose amino-acid sequence MVNRHFRKTSLLFMLLVSSCSLLSGAPGSGPNRYYVLTEGAELREIARLPKLSLGVGPIELPDYLDRFSIATRSEANRVTYAENDRWAESLGGNVQRVLAADLSVLLYTERISLFPWYRTSAPDRRVSISIQRFEVDPGGKVRLWARWILRDEDGKRLVSGEFDERREVATGPDAVARVMSDLVGDLARSLAVVVAESV is encoded by the coding sequence ATGGTGAATCGACATTTTCGCAAGACAAGCTTGTTGTTCATGCTGCTCGTCTCGAGTTGCTCGCTTTTGTCCGGTGCCCCGGGTTCGGGTCCGAATCGATATTACGTTCTGACTGAGGGTGCGGAATTGCGTGAGATCGCGCGCCTGCCGAAATTGAGCCTCGGCGTGGGTCCGATCGAGCTGCCGGATTATCTCGATCGGTTTTCCATCGCGACTCGCAGCGAGGCAAACAGGGTCACCTACGCGGAGAATGACCGATGGGCCGAAAGCCTCGGAGGTAATGTCCAGCGCGTTCTCGCGGCCGATCTATCCGTTCTGCTCTACACGGAACGGATCTCGTTGTTTCCCTGGTACCGGACCTCGGCGCCGGATCGGCGGGTCTCGATCAGCATTCAGCGTTTCGAGGTCGACCCCGGAGGGAAGGTTCGCTTGTGGGCTCGTTGGATCCTGCGGGATGAAGACGGGAAACGACTGGTATCAGGGGAGTTTGATGAACGACGAGAAGTCGCCACCGGACCCGATGCCGTGGCTCGGGTGATGAGCGATCTGGTTGGAGACCTCGCGCGCTCCCTGGCGGTCGTAGTCGCAGAATCCGTTTGA
- the pgi gene encoding glucose-6-phosphate isomerase, which yields MSQSPRPTETDEWKALQNHQQELADAHLREMFADDPGRSEALSLEALDLFVDFSKNRLTTETLGLLQALAGRMNLSKRIEAMFSGEKINITENRAVLHVALRAPRDAVIEVEGKNVVPEVHAVLDQMAGFAEKIRSGSWTGHTGKKIRHVVNIGIGGSDLGPAMAYEALKSFSDRSISFDFVSNVDATAFAEAVEGKDPAETLFIVCSKTFTTLETLANAHSARRWMLDALGDEAAVARHFVAVSTNAKEVAAFGIDTANMFAFWDWVGGRYSFDSAIGLSLMVAIGPDGFREMLAGFHAMDEHFRTTPPEKNLPVLMGLVGIWYNNFFGAQTQSILPYNQYLWRLTAYLQQLDMESDGKSTDREGRPIHDYQTGPVVWGQPGTNGQHAYYQLIHQGTKLIPCDFIGFAKPSHDIRDHHELLMANCLAQTEALAFGKTEDEVRAEGVPENEVPHRTFRGNHPTTTIIVKRELTPHILGQLIALYEHKIFTQGTIWNINSFDQWGVELGKVLANKIVPELKSDEETTLSHDTSTNNLIRRFRQWRRA from the coding sequence ATGTCTCAATCCCCGCGCCCCACCGAAACAGACGAGTGGAAAGCTCTCCAAAATCACCAGCAAGAGCTGGCCGATGCTCACCTCCGAGAGATGTTTGCCGACGATCCGGGCCGTAGCGAAGCACTCAGCCTCGAGGCCCTCGACCTCTTCGTCGATTTTTCAAAAAACAGACTTACCACGGAAACTCTCGGTTTATTGCAGGCGCTGGCCGGGCGCATGAACCTGAGCAAACGCATCGAGGCGATGTTTTCCGGAGAGAAAATCAATATCACGGAGAATCGCGCCGTACTGCACGTGGCACTGCGAGCGCCCCGAGACGCCGTCATCGAAGTCGAGGGCAAGAACGTCGTGCCGGAGGTCCATGCGGTACTGGACCAAATGGCCGGCTTCGCGGAAAAAATTCGCAGCGGGAGCTGGACCGGCCATACCGGCAAGAAAATTCGCCATGTGGTCAATATCGGCATCGGAGGGTCCGACCTCGGGCCGGCGATGGCCTACGAGGCTCTGAAATCCTTCAGTGACCGTTCGATCAGCTTCGACTTTGTCTCCAACGTCGATGCCACCGCGTTCGCCGAGGCGGTCGAGGGCAAAGACCCGGCGGAAACTCTTTTCATCGTCTGCTCCAAGACCTTCACCACACTGGAAACGCTCGCCAACGCACACAGCGCACGCCGTTGGATGCTGGACGCTCTCGGCGACGAAGCTGCCGTGGCCCGTCATTTTGTCGCGGTTTCCACGAACGCAAAAGAGGTGGCGGCCTTCGGCATTGATACCGCCAATATGTTCGCCTTCTGGGACTGGGTGGGCGGGCGTTATTCGTTTGATTCCGCCATCGGACTCAGCCTCATGGTCGCGATCGGCCCGGACGGTTTCCGGGAGATGCTCGCCGGCTTCCACGCCATGGATGAGCATTTCCGGACAACGCCCCCCGAAAAGAATCTTCCCGTCCTGATGGGCCTCGTCGGCATCTGGTACAACAACTTCTTTGGCGCACAGACGCAATCCATCCTCCCCTACAACCAATATCTCTGGCGACTGACCGCCTACCTGCAGCAACTGGATATGGAGAGTGACGGAAAGTCGACGGACCGCGAAGGGCGACCGATCCACGACTACCAAACCGGGCCCGTCGTCTGGGGCCAGCCCGGAACGAATGGCCAGCATGCCTACTATCAATTGATTCATCAGGGAACCAAGCTGATTCCCTGCGACTTCATCGGCTTTGCCAAACCATCGCACGATATTCGCGACCACCATGAACTTCTGATGGCCAATTGTCTTGCACAGACCGAAGCTCTCGCATTCGGAAAAACGGAAGATGAAGTTCGCGCCGAAGGCGTACCCGAAAATGAGGTGCCGCATCGTACCTTCCGGGGAAATCACCCGACCACCACGATTATCGTAAAACGCGAACTGACGCCGCATATTCTGGGTCAGCTGATCGCCCTCTATGAACACAAGATATTCACCCAGGGGACGATCTGGAACATCAACTCGTTTGATCAATGGGGCGTCGAATTGGGCAAGGTTCTCGCCAACAAGATCGTCCCCGAGTTGAAGTCGGACGAAGAGACGACCCTCTCGCACGATACTTCGACCAACAACCTGATTCGCCGATTCCGGCAATGGCGACGTGCCTGA
- a CDS encoding ATP-binding cassette domain-containing protein, giving the protein MNEPKTTDTRESAIEVRDLTMAYGDFVVMRDLNFEIRSGDIFIIMGGSGCGKSTLLRHLVGLVEPARGEIRYSGASFTEADADGRAAFLRRFGVLYQSGALWSSMTLAENIGLPLGEYTDLTEREIRDVAGLKLSLVGLSGFEDFYPSEISGGMQKRAGLARAMALDPEILFFDEPSAGLDPLSSARLDELILEIRDSLGSTVVIVTHELASIFAIGDDSVYLDPETRTMKARGNPKQLRDHGEDPGVREFLSRGQISGGGRHE; this is encoded by the coding sequence ATGAACGAACCTAAAACAACAGATACGCGTGAGAGCGCCATCGAGGTGCGCGACCTCACAATGGCCTACGGCGATTTCGTGGTGATGCGGGATTTGAATTTCGAGATTCGCTCGGGCGATATCTTTATCATCATGGGCGGAAGTGGGTGCGGGAAGAGCACCTTGCTGCGCCACCTTGTCGGACTTGTCGAGCCGGCCCGCGGCGAAATTCGCTACAGCGGGGCCTCCTTCACCGAAGCGGATGCCGATGGACGAGCCGCATTCCTGCGACGGTTCGGCGTTCTCTACCAGAGCGGTGCTCTATGGAGTTCGATGACGCTCGCCGAAAATATCGGTCTGCCCCTGGGCGAGTACACGGACCTGACCGAGCGAGAGATTCGCGATGTTGCGGGCCTGAAATTATCACTGGTTGGCCTGTCCGGTTTCGAGGACTTCTATCCTTCCGAGATTTCAGGAGGAATGCAGAAACGCGCCGGCCTTGCGCGCGCCATGGCGCTGGACCCCGAGATTCTATTTTTCGACGAGCCGTCGGCGGGCCTCGACCCGCTCTCATCTGCGCGTCTCGACGAATTGATTCTGGAGATTCGCGACAGTCTTGGCTCGACTGTGGTGATCGTTACGCATGAATTGGCCAGTATTTTCGCTATCGGAGATGATTCCGTATACCTGGACCCGGAGACCCGAACGATGAAGGCACGAGGCAATCCCAAGCAGTTGAGGGACCACGGAGAAGACCCCGGTGTCCGCGAATTCCTTTCTCGGGGTCAGATTTCCGGAGGTGGTCGTCATGAGTAA
- a CDS encoding MlaD family protein translates to MSKKANPTRIGGFVLASLMLAVLGVALFGSGRFFERTEPFVCYFDGSINGLAVGSNVKFKGVPIGSVSEILLRFDESDDSASVRIPVVIRIDESKIEKGADRPVDLSDPKVLQSLISRGLRASLQSESLVTGLLYVNLDFYPDAPPIRLAEAGDMMVIPTLPSTLEAVQEVMGRVVRELDQVDFKEVFLSVEETIESIHEMLTSPEIPSTMESLADTMESLRKLSHTLNEKIGPFSEAVEGTALQADTTLQELTDVIASVGVLLDPESPLAFQVGQTLRQVSGASDSVRELANFLEEHPSALLYGRGGEPEEENP, encoded by the coding sequence ATGAGTAAGAAGGCGAACCCGACGAGGATCGGAGGATTTGTCCTTGCGTCGCTCATGCTGGCAGTTCTCGGCGTGGCTCTTTTCGGCTCGGGACGCTTCTTTGAGCGGACCGAGCCTTTTGTCTGTTATTTCGATGGGTCCATCAACGGGCTGGCGGTCGGTTCGAATGTGAAATTCAAAGGGGTGCCGATTGGCTCGGTCTCCGAGATTCTCCTGCGCTTCGATGAGTCCGACGATAGTGCCAGCGTGCGGATTCCAGTGGTGATCCGCATTGACGAGAGCAAGATCGAAAAAGGTGCCGACCGCCCGGTAGACCTGAGCGACCCTAAGGTCCTGCAGTCGCTGATCAGCCGGGGCCTCCGGGCAAGCCTTCAATCCGAAAGCCTCGTGACAGGCCTGCTCTACGTGAACCTCGATTTCTACCCGGACGCACCACCGATTCGATTGGCGGAGGCCGGCGATATGATGGTGATCCCGACACTTCCCTCGACGCTCGAAGCGGTGCAGGAAGTGATGGGTCGGGTGGTTCGCGAATTGGATCAGGTGGACTTCAAGGAAGTCTTTCTCTCGGTCGAGGAAACGATCGAGTCGATTCATGAAATGCTGACCTCCCCCGAGATCCCGTCGACGATGGAGTCCCTCGCCGACACCATGGAGAGTCTGCGGAAATTATCGCATACGCTGAACGAAAAGATCGGCCCCTTCTCGGAAGCGGTGGAAGGCACAGCCCTGCAGGCCGATACGACCTTGCAGGAACTGACCGATGTGATCGCTTCGGTGGGCGTATTGCTCGACCCGGAGTCGCCCTTGGCGTTTCAGGTGGGCCAGACACTGCGCCAGGTTTCGGGCGCCTCGGACTCGGTGCGTGAGTTGGCAAACTTCCTCGAGGAGCATCCGAGCGCTTTGCTCTATGGTCGTGGCGGTGAGCCGGAAGAGGAGAATCCGTGA